A window of Devosia chinhatensis genomic DNA:
CCGCGATGAAACCGCCGCCCGGCAGATCGTGGCCACGCAGGAACATGTAAGCGGCCACCACGATGACGATGGGGAACATCCAGTTGATGATGAGCGCCGGAATGCGCAGGAAATCGTCGGTGACGTGCTGACCGGCGCCGGGGGCGTAATCGTCGAGGACGCGCTGCTGTTCCGGCCGCTCGGCACTGTCGGCTGCCGGACGGAAGCGCCGCAGCAGGCCGAAGACGATCAGCGCCACGACGCCGAGCACGGTGACTTCACCCAGCGTGTCGAAGCTGCGGAAATCCACCAGCATGACGTTGACGACATTGGTGCCGCCGCCCTGGCTATAGGCGTTGGCGAGGAAGAATTCCGAAATGCCCTCAGGCGCAGTGCGGGTCATGACGGCATAACTGGCAATGGTCACGCCGAGCCCGACCATGACGGCCAGTCCCACGTCGCGATAGCGGCGGAAGCGCACCGACCAGTTGAGGTCGGCAGCCACAGGATTACGCTTGGGCAGCCAGCGCAGGCCCAGAAGGATCAATACGGTCGTCGCGATTTCCGCAAGGAGCTGGGTAAGGGCCAGATCGGGCGCGGAGAACCAGGCAAAGGTGAGACAGGTGGCAAGACCCGCACCGCCCAGAAGGATCATGGAGGCGAGACGGTGGAACTTGGCCTGGTAGGCAGCGGCAATGGCGCTGCCCCCGCCCAGAACCCAGACCATGGCCAGGATCGGATCGAAATTGCTCGGCATAGGCAAATTGCCCAGACGACCCCAGCCGGCACCGATGCCGGCGGCGCTCGCCAGGAAAATGACGGTGAAAATCTGTGGCTGCAGACGAGACGTGCCGAATGCCTGCACCACGCGGCGCGCCCAGCGATTGGTGGCCGTGACCAGGATACGCTCGAAAATGCGCTGTCCGCGCCAGCCACGGGTCAGCGGCACGCCGTCAATGTTCCGCAGGCGGCGATAATAGGGAACATAGATGATCGCCCCGCCTACCAGCGCCACGATGCTCATCACCAGCGGCAAGTTGAAGCCATGCCAGACCGACAGGCTGTAATAGGGGCTTTCGCCACCCAGAACCGACGTGACGGCAGCGGCCAGATAGGGGCCGACGGTGATGCCGGGAATGATGCCGACGGCAAGGCAGACCAGAACCAGAAACTCGATGGGACGACGCATCAGCGCCGGCGGCTCGTGCGGGACCTTTTCGAGCTCGGTGGGCGGCGGGCCGAAGAACACGCCGTGCACGAACTTGATCGAATAGGCAACGCTGAGCATACCCGCCAGTGTCGCGCCGATGGGCAGCGACAGGTTGACGAAGACATTGGGATTGAACACCGCCGTCTCGGTGAAGAACATTTCCTTGGAAAGGAAGCCGTTCAGCAGGGGAACGCCGGCCATGGCGCCGCTGGCGATGATCGCGAAAGTGCCGGTGAGCGGCATAAACTTGAAGAGGCCGCTGAGCTTGCGCACGTCGCGCGTGCCGGTCTCGTGGTCGATGATGCCCACGGCCATGAACAGCGACGCCTTGAAGGTGGCGTGATTGGCGATGTGGAAGATGGCCGCCACGGCAGCGAGCGGGGTGCCCATGCCCAAAAGCGTGGTGATGAGACCGAGATGGGAAATGGTCGAATAGGCCATGAGGCCCTTGAGATCGCGCTGGAACAGCGCGGCATAGGCCCCGAAGATGAGTGTTGCGAGCCCCGTATAGGTGACGATCCAGAACCAGAGCTGGCTGTCGGACATGACGGGCCAGAACCGGGCGAGCAGGAAGACGCCCGCTTTCACCATGGTCGCCGAGTGGAGATAGGCCGAGACCGGGGTCGGCGCCGTCATGGCGTTGGGGAGCCAGAACTGGAACGGGAATTGCGCGCTCTTGGTGAAGGCGCCGAGCAGGAACAGGATCAGCGTCAGCGGATAGAGCGGGCTTTCGACCAGCGTACGGCCCGAAGCCAGGACCACGTCGAGCTCATAGCTGCCCACGATATGGCCGACCAGCATCATGGCCACGAACAGCGCGAGGCCACCCGTGCCGGTGATGATCAGCGCCATGCGCGCACCATCGCGCGCCTCGCCACGGTGGTACCAATAGCCGATGAGCAGAAACGAAACGAGGCTGGTCAGCTCCCAATAGACGGCCAGCTGGATGATATTTCCCGAGAGCACGAGGCCCAGCATGGCGCCCATGAAGGCGAGCAGCAGCGAATAAAACCGCGCAATCGGGTCCTTGGGCGACATGTAGTAGCGCGCATAAAGCACGACGAGGAAGCCGATCACGGTGATCAGCACCGAGAACATCCACGCAAACCCGTCCATGCGCAGGACGATATCGAGGCCGAGTTGTGGAATCCATTCGAAGCGGGTGATTATGACCCCGCCATTGGCCACCGAGGGAAACAGGGTGAGCGAAATCAGGCTCAGCACACCTGCAACCACCGCCGCTATCCAGACCGCTCCGCGATATCCTCTGCCCGGCAGGGCAAGCACCAGCGCGCAGGCGACGAAGGGCAGCGCGGCAAGCAGGATCAGTGCAAGATCGGTCGATAACTGGGGCAGGGGCGGGTCCTCACGCAAGAATCTCGTCTAAATGTATAGGGTTACGAGATCATCTTGAGAAGACCGGTTTCAGAATTCACCGGCCCGTGAGGCGAGTTTTTTTGTCGCGCCCGGCTTTTTGAGCCATTGCACGGAAGTCTCCGAGGCGCGATCCACAGTCAGACCGCCGGGCAATGCCCGACGGTCGTTAAGCGCGAAGTCGGTCTAAGGGCCTTAAAGCGCGTTGATCTTCTTCAGTCCCTGGCGCGAGGGCACCATGACAATGGTATTGCTCAGCGGCCGGCCGAATTCGGGGATGCCTATCTCGAAGACGTCGCCCACTTCGGTCTTGATGCCGTCGCCGAACGAGGCGACCGAGGTGCCCATGAACTGGACATGGACGTCGCCCGGACGCAGGAACTGGTCATACTTGAAGTGGTGATATTCGAGATTGGCCAGCGAGTGGCACATATTGTCCTCGCCGGTGGGGAAGGACTTTTCCCACACGGTCTCGCCATTGCGGATGATGCGGGCATGGCCGGTCAGGTCAGAGGGCAGGTCACCGACGAAGAGCTCCGGCCCATAGGCGCAGAAGCGCAGCTTGGCATGGGCGAGATAGAGGTAGTTCTTCTTTTCGGTGACGTGGTCGGTGGTTTCGTTGCCCACGGCGAAGCCGACGCGCCAGGGCGTGCCGTCGTCCGCGATCACATAGAGGCCCACCACTTCGGGCTCCTCGCCCGAATCCTCGGCGAAATCGGGCATGGGCAGGCCCTGGCCGGGGCGGGCCACGATCGAGCCGTCGCCCTTGTAGAACCATTCGGGCTGCACGCCGGCCTTGCCGTCTTCCGGCTTGCCGCCTTCGACACCCCATTTGAACATGCGCATGGAATCGTTGAGGTCGGCTTCGGCGCCGGCGATCTTGGCATGCATCTGACCGCGGGCAGCCGCGCTGCCGATATGGGTGAGGCCGGTGCCGGCGATGACGCAATGAGCGGGGTCTTCGTGGTCGAGCGGCGGCAGCACGCGGCCATCGGCCAGGAGGGTGTCGTAATCCTCGGTGCCGGACGTGCCCCGGCTGGCGACTTCGTCAGTCAGCGAGCGGCCGGCGGCGATGGCATCGAGGGCAAGCCGACGGACGGTTTCGGTGTTCTGGACC
This region includes:
- a CDS encoding monovalent cation/H+ antiporter subunit A: MPQLSTDLALILLAALPFVACALVLALPGRGYRGAVWIAAVVAGVLSLISLTLFPSVANGGVIITRFEWIPQLGLDIVLRMDGFAWMFSVLITVIGFLVVLYARYYMSPKDPIARFYSLLLAFMGAMLGLVLSGNIIQLAVYWELTSLVSFLLIGYWYHRGEARDGARMALIITGTGGLALFVAMMLVGHIVGSYELDVVLASGRTLVESPLYPLTLILFLLGAFTKSAQFPFQFWLPNAMTAPTPVSAYLHSATMVKAGVFLLARFWPVMSDSQLWFWIVTYTGLATLIFGAYAALFQRDLKGLMAYSTISHLGLITTLLGMGTPLAAVAAIFHIANHATFKASLFMAVGIIDHETGTRDVRKLSGLFKFMPLTGTFAIIASGAMAGVPLLNGFLSKEMFFTETAVFNPNVFVNLSLPIGATLAGMLSVAYSIKFVHGVFFGPPPTELEKVPHEPPALMRRPIEFLVLVCLAVGIIPGITVGPYLAAAVTSVLGGESPYYSLSVWHGFNLPLVMSIVALVGGAIIYVPYYRRLRNIDGVPLTRGWRGQRIFERILVTATNRWARRVVQAFGTSRLQPQIFTVIFLASAAGIGAGWGRLGNLPMPSNFDPILAMVWVLGGGSAIAAAYQAKFHRLASMILLGGAGLATCLTFAWFSAPDLALTQLLAEIATTVLILLGLRWLPKRNPVAADLNWSVRFRRYRDVGLAVMVGLGVTIASYAVMTRTAPEGISEFFLANAYSQGGGTNVVNVMLVDFRSFDTLGEVTVLGVVALIVFGLLRRFRPAADSAERPEQQRVLDDYAPGAGQHVTDDFLRIPALIINWMFPIVIVVAAYMFLRGHDLPGGGFIAGIVMSLAFILQYLASGTRWVEERLRILPVLWIGWGLLLALLTGLGAMLLGQPFLTSAFAYADIPLIGRVPMATALIFDLGVFALVVGAVVLMLIALAHQSVRRPKPAAMAKPKAREGLDKWN
- the araD1 gene encoding AraD1 family protein, with the translated sequence MRLIQFERKDGTRAVGVVDGDTIQVVQNTETVRRLALDAIAAGRSLTDEVASRGTSGTEDYDTLLADGRVLPPLDHEDPAHCVIAGTGLTHIGSAAARGQMHAKIAGAEADLNDSMRMFKWGVEGGKPEDGKAGVQPEWFYKGDGSIVARPGQGLPMPDFAEDSGEEPEVVGLYVIADDGTPWRVGFAVGNETTDHVTEKKNYLYLAHAKLRFCAYGPELFVGDLPSDLTGHARIIRNGETVWEKSFPTGEDNMCHSLANLEYHHFKYDQFLRPGDVHVQFMGTSVASFGDGIKTEVGDVFEIGIPEFGRPLSNTIVMVPSRQGLKKINAL